The following nucleotide sequence is from Acidimicrobiales bacterium.
ACTCGGCGACCTCGTCGGCCAGTCGTCGAAGCCTCCGGGCGATGCCGACCCGGCTGAGAGCGCACGGCACCCGACGGTGTCCACCGCCGATGTCCGGCCGTTGTCTAGAAATCCGCCAGCGGTATAGACTATCGAGATGGCGTTGAGCATCAAGGACGAAGAGGCCGACCGGCTCGCCCGGGAGTTGGCCGCAGCCACCGGCGAGACGCTCACCGATGCTGTGACCGTCGCCCTACGTGAACGCCTGGACCGCGAGCGGAGCCGCAGCCGGGTCGGCATCGCCCGGAGGCTTCGACGACTGGCCGACGAGGTCGCCGAGTTGGAGGTCGTCGACGGGCGGGCCGCCGATGAGATCATCGGCTACGACGATGCAGGGCTCCCCACGTGACCGCGGTAGTGGTCGACACATCCGCCGCGGTGGCAATCATCAATGATGAGCCCGGCGGTGAGGACCTCGCGCTGCTGCTGGAGGGTGCCGGCGAACGGATCATGTCCGCAGCCGGTCTCGTCGAGCTGGGGATCGTGCTCGAGGCGCGCTTCGGAGTGCCGGGGGCAGCGCTTGCCGACCGATTCGTACGCGATGGCGAGATCGACGTCGTCCCGGTGGACAGGCGGGTCGCCGAGGCGGCTCTGGCCGGCTGGCGGCGCTTTGGAAAGGGCCGTCATCGGGCTGCCTTGAACTTCGGCGACTGCTTCACCTACGGACTCGCGGTCGACGCCGACGCTGCAGTCATGTGCGTGGGCGACGACTTCGCCGCCACCGACATCGAGGTCATCCGGCCGACGGGGTAGCACCAGTCGGCGGCGCCCGCCTCAGTAGAGGCCGTTGCGGTAGTCCTCGGCCAGGGCGGCGTCGGCCTCGGCGACGAAGTCGTCGTCGAGCGCGAGCTGGTCGGCGATCACCCGACCGATCGACGGCACAGCGGAGCGGTCGACGTGACGCCCGGGGTCCCAGAGTTTCGAACGGATGAGAGCCTTGCCGCAGTGCAGGAAGGCCTCGGTCACCGTGACCACCATCGCCAGCTTCGGCTCGCGACCGTTGACGGAGAGAGTTCTCAACAGCTCGGGGTCGGTCGTCAGCGTCGCTGTCCCGTTCACCCTCAGCGTCTCGGTCAGACCGGGCACGACGAACAACAGACCCACCGATGGATTCGCTATGACATTGGCGAACGTGTCGGTGCGGTTGTTGCCCGGCCGGTCCGGGATGACGATCGTCGTGTCGTCCAGCACGGCCACGAACCCCGCCGGATCGCCCTTCGGACTCACGTCGCCGCGACCGTCGACGGACTGCGTTCCGATCAACACCAACGGCGACAGCGCGATGAACCGCCGGGAGTGCTCATCGAGGGTCGGGCGGGTCTTCGCCACCGCCACCTCGACCGGTTCGGGGATCACCTCCCGTAGTTGGGCGAGCGTCGTGATGCGGTGGGCGTCGTCGGCCATCGCCCCAGCATGACACCCGCTGCGCCCGATGGCGCGAGGATGGGACCCGGCCGACCAGGGGGACCGTCAGATGCGCACCTTCGCGAGCGAACCGCACTTCATCACAGGGCTCTACAACTCCGAGGATCTCGCGCCGATCCCGGACACCAGGTGGATGATCGCCAGCGGGATGGACAGCATCGGTCATCCGGCCGGACACCTCTACATGGTCGACGTCGACGCCAAGACCGCGAGCGAGGTGTTCCCGGAGCGAACCGCCTGGGAGCCCGACGTCGCGACCTACGGCGACGTCGCTCGCCCCGACATCGACACGTTCTGCGGCCACGGTGTCGCCCTGCGGCCCGGCGCCGACGGTACCCACACCCTCTACGTGGTCAACCATGGCGGCCGCGAGTCGATCGAGGTCTTCACCGTGGACGCTTCCGGCGACGGTGAGCCCACGCTCACCTGGGTCGGCGCTGTCATTCAGGACACCGGCGTGTGGGGCAACGCTGTCGCCCCGCTGCCCGACGGCGGGATCGTCGTCACCAACTACCTGGACCTGGGTGACCCGACCGCGGCCGACAAGGTCCTCGCCGGCGAGGTGACCGGGAACCTCAAGGAGTGGCACACGGGGGAGGGGTGGACCGACGTTCCCGGCAGCGAGATCTGCGCCCCCAACGGCGTCGAGGTCTCCCCGGACGGCCGGTGGTACTTCGTGTGCTCGTGGTCGCCCAAGCAGTTCGCCCGTATCTCGCGTGGGATGGAGCCGGTCCAGCGCGACGTCATCGACGTCGACTTCCTCGCCGACAACGTCAAGTGGAGCGCGGATGACACCCTGCTCGTCGCCGGGCAGCGCAGCACCGCCGAAGAGGTATTCCTGACCTACACCGACATCGATATCGGCAACTTCCCGGTTGCTGTCGTCGAGATCGACCCGGAGACGCTCGCGGTGCGCGACCTTGTCCGTCTCGAGCACGAGATCTTCGGATGCGCATCGACGGGGATCTACGTGGGCGACGACCTCTGGGTCGGCTCGGCCCGTTCGGACCGCATCGCCTGGTTCACCCCGGCGCCCTGAATGCTCGGGGTCGTCGCCCGAGCGGTTCGGCGCTGAGCCGTCCGCCCACGCGTTAGTGTCTGGCTCCGCTCGGGTTGGGAGTCGAATCGTGCTGAAGTTCCGTGTTGTGGCGTTGCTGGTGGTGGCCGCGTTGATCGCCGCCGCATGTGGTGGTGGCGGCGACGAGTCGGCCGATGAGGCCACGCCGACGCCCACCGAGGAGTCGACCCCGGAGCCGACCCCCGAGCCCACCCCCGAACCGACGCCCGAGCCCACGGAGGAGCCGACCCCCGAGCCCACCCCCGAACCGACGCCCGAGCCCGAGCCGCTGTGGTGGGACCTGCTCGAAGTCGGCTCCTGCTTCGACGACCCGTTGGACTTCGACTACGGAGCGCAGATCATCGAACCTGTCGACTGCGCCCAGCTCCATGACAACGAGATCTTCCACACGGTCGAATACCCGGCCGATTCGGACACCTTCCCCGGCCTCGACGTCCTGTTCGAGTACGCCGACGAGGACGTGTGCGTGGACCCCTACGAGGAGTTCACCGGCTTCACGCTCGAGGAACAGCCGATTCCCTACTTCTCCATCGTCCCCAACGAGGAGACGTGGCCCGCTGGTGACCGCCGCATCACGTGCGCCGTCTACGAGGTGGAGGGACTCATCGGTTCGGTCGCCAGCGCCGGACTGTCGGCTCCCGAGTTGGTCGCTCTCTACGTCGCCCGGGTCGACGACCAGGTGGACCTCTTCCTGGCGGTCCCCGGTCAGGAACCTGTCAACATCACCAACACCCCCGAAGAGGAGGACAACGTCCCGCCGTCGGTCTCCGAGGCCAGCCTCGCCGTGTTCGGTCGTGCGTTCGACGAGGAGGGCACCGACACCGACATCTGGTCGATCGACCTGCTCACCGGTGAGCAGACCAACATCTTGGACTCGACCGCGGATGAGGCGATCCCGAGGATTCGCAACGACGGCAGCCGCATCGCCTACATCTCCGACGAGGGCACCGACGAGTACGACGTCTGGTCGATGAATCCGGACGGGTCGGACCGCGTGCGGCTGACCGACAACCCCGACCGGGACTCCAACCCCAACTGGTCGCCCGACGGCTCACAGATCGTCTACCGGGCCCGTGTCGAGGGGAACTCCGACATCTGGATCATGAACGCCGACGGGTCGGACCCGCAGCGGCTGACCGACGACCCCGGCGGCGACTACGACCCGGTCTTCTCGCCCGACGGGACGAAGATCGCCTTCACTTCGGACCGCACCGGGGACTTCGAGATCTGGGTGATGGACCTCGACGGGTCGAACCAGACGAACCTGACCAACCACCCCGCAGACGACGAGCACCCGAACTGGACGTCGGACTCCAACGGCATCGGATTCACCTCCGACCGCTGGAGCACCAGCCTCTGGCTCATGCGCGCCGACGGATCGGACCAGACCCTGTTCCTACCGCAGCCCCTCGCGGGATACGGCGTCTTCAGCGGACCGCTTCCCTGAGGCCCGGGTGCCGGGGGCACCCCGACGCAGGCTCCAGCAGTTCCTCTGTGGGTATGAGGTAGCGGCGGCGGAACTCGTCCACCCAACCGTCGTCGGTGGACCAGCCGACGAAGTCGACGAACCGCTCCAGGGTGAACGCGGCGAACGTGGAGCGGTCGCGCAGCCGGCTCTGGTAGTCGAGGGCCGTCGCTGCGCAGACTTCATTGCCCGCCGGGTGCAGTAGCACGAACAGGCCGCTGTCCCAGCCGTCGTCGGCCGCCAGCATGGACAGGGCCAGCAGGTGGTCCAGCCACATCTGCTGGAGCGGTTGGTGGCGCAGGAGCGCGTCGGCGGGATCGTCGAACACGCGCGAGCGGAGAGCCACCTCGTCGTAGCGGTCCTTGTGCTGCGCCGCCTTCCCGGCGAGGTCCTCGTGGTACTTCACCTCGATGCCGATGAAGCCGCGACCGCCGTCGGGGGTCGAGTGGTGCACGAACACGTCGAACGCGGACCGGTTGGCGAGATACCGGGCGTCGCCGCGTCCCGGAGACCACTCGAAGTCCAACCTCGCCACGCGGTGAACTCGCCCGGGAAAGGCCCTGGCGAAGACAGCGGACGCCGCGTCCAGGTCCGCAGATAACTCGCCGAAAAGGTTGAAGCACAGCGGTTGGGACGACAGCAGGTTGTCGAAGATGCGGGGCTTGCCGAACAGCTTCCCCCGGGCCCGCTGTGGGTCGAGCACCTCGTGGCGCACGACGTCACGGATCTGAGGCGTGAGGTAGTTGGCGAGGGTCTCGCGGGCGTAGGGCATCGGGAGGCGTGATCCCAGCGGGCGCCCCCGGTTGTCACCACAAGGAAGCCCGGCGGCCTCGCGCCACAGAGCCTGCCGCAGCCGCAGCTCGGCCTGGAAGTCCGAGTCGGTCCGCACGGCCACATGGTGAGCTACGAGAAGAGCCGGGTCGATCGTCACGGCTCATCATCGTCGTCGGAGAGTTCCATCATGCGTAGGGCCAACAGGCCTTCTGCGAACGGTCGGCCCGATGCGAACGGTCGCAGCTGCGTGTCGAGTCGTTCGATCTGCACGAGGTCGAGGCCGGGATGGTCGACGACGATGACCAGCACCGGTTCCGGAAGTTCGTTGAGCGGCACGGCGCCGGACTCGGCTGCGTCGACGACGGCCGGGTCCAGCCCGTGCGCCGACGCGAAGTCGCTCTGGTTCACGCCTTCGTGGCCGCGGGCGGTCAACGCCGTAGCGGCGGCAACGGGGTGACGTGCCCCCTCGTGGGCGAGGCGGACGGCGACCCTCTCGAGCAGGCCCATGAGATCAGCCGGCTCGTCGTCGCTCATGTCTTCAGTATCGCCAGACTCCGCAGCTCTGTGAACCTCTCGTCTTCGCGGGCCAGGTGTTCCAGTCCCTGACGGACCCGCTGGCTGATCTTTCGGACGTTGGCCGACGACAGGCCGGTCATGGCGGCCACGGTGTTGGCGGGGGAGTGGTCGTCGTTGGACTGTTGGATGACGTACTGACGCCACACCTCGCGGTCGCGTTCGCTCGCGACGACTTCGAGGGCACGGTCGACGAGTGCGATTCGTTCGTCGTTCGCACGGGCGATGTCCCATGTGTCGCCTGTACCGCGGCGATGTGACACCGGACCGTCCGGCTCGGGGATCTGCCCGAGGGTCTCGTCGTCCACCGGCACGCGGGCATGACCGATCCGGGCGACAATGAGCTGACGGATCGCCTTCTCGGCCCACACCCACGGCAGCGCGCCACCGTCGGGTCGCCACGACGACGCCTTCTCGAATATGACGTCGAGGGCGACCTCCCCGACGATGTCGGTCACTTCCCGGTGGTCGTCGGCGATGTGGGCCTGGCCGATGCCCCGCAGGACTCGACGTACCGTCGCGGCGATGCGTGCGCCGTGATGGTCGATCAGCGTCGTCACGAAGGCGATGTCGCCTCCGGCGAGGTGTGCCATGACCACTGCGATGTCGCCGGGGTCCTGCGATCCCACGTGGCTCTGCGACGCCGTGTCGGGACCGCAGGTCGCCCGGGATCCACCCGAGACGCCCTCCGGACCCGACACCACGTCATCCACCGTGGTCTCGACCAGTTCCCGTGCGCCACCAACCCAACCGGCGGCCCGGTCGAACACCTCGACGGCCACGTCGGCCACGAGACGGTTGCCGGCGCCGGCGAGGTCTGCGCCGCGCGTCGCGGCGAGGCCCCGGACGTCGGCACCGAACCTCTCGGCGAAGGTGACGATGAAGGCGCGGTCGCCCGCTGCCATGGCGGCCACGCACCGGGCGAGTTCCTCCTCGTCCATGTCGATCTCGAACTCTTCCATTTCGGTCCTCTCTGTCGGACGAGCAGCGCCACCCCGACGCCGTGATCCTGATGATGACAGCGGGGTGTGACAGTTGGTGCGAAGGTAAATACATGTCGTGTAATTACATCTATGTGGGCGAACGTCGGGTCTGGGAGGAAGCGAAGAGATTGCCTTGATACTCGCGCCGTCCATGCCGATGGAACGACATGAGGTCCGCCCGTTCCGCCACGGGCCGATCGGCGACGGCGCCCATCTCCAGTCGGGCTGCTCTGCGTAGGTTCGTGCCACTCGCCGCGGTCATCGTCGTTCTCATCGCAGCCGCCGCGGTGTTCTTCCATCGCGTCGAGGTCGACAGTCGCGTCGACAGCGTCGCTTCCGACGAGGGCGCCGTCGTCGAGACGCTCGACTCGCTGGTCATCGGTGCGCTCAGCCCGGTGGTCACCGACCTCGGGGTGTTCGCGTCATTGCCGCCGTGGACCATGTCCATCGATGCCGAGGCGCGCGACGAGATGGTGACGAAACTGTTCGTCATCGCCTCGGACCGCAAGGGCCGCTACGACCAGGTCCGCTTTCTCGACGTGGACGGCCAGGAGCGGGTGCGTGTGGATCGCATCGACGGGGAGTCGGTGGTCGTCGCGGGGTCAGGTCTTCAGAACAAGGCCGACAGGTACTACTTCGTGGAGACCATGGCGCTCGACAGGGACGAGGTGTTCATCTCACGGCTGGATCTGAACGTCGAGCGCGGGGAACTGGAGATCCCCTACCAGCCGATGATCCGCGCGGGCACACCGGTCTTCGATGCCGCCGGAGATCCGCTGGGCGTCGTCATCATCAACTTCGACGCGACCGGCCTGCTCGATCTCGTCGAGGACTTCGACCAGCGGGCCGACGGTGAGGTCGCTCTCGTCGACGGCGAGGGCTACTGGCTCGCGGCCCCCGACCCCGCGCTGGAGTGGGGGTGGATGACGGGAGCGACGGACACCACCTTCGCGGCAGTCAACCCCGACGAGTGGGCGGTCGCAGGCAGTGAGGGCGGCGGGCAGTTCGAGACGGATCTGGGCTTCGTGACGTTCAGCACCTTCGATCCGACCAACCGGCTCGCCGATGCTCTCGCTGAAGCCGACGGGGTGACCCTGGAGCCGGTGCGTTCACCATCGGGTCTCGGCACCTGGACGGTCGTTTCGGTCGTCCCGGCTTCGGAGATGGGCGCCATCCGTGCCGATGTCGCGTGGACCGTGACCGCCGTGGCCGGGCCGGTCGGCCTGGTTCTGTTGCTGGCGGCCTGGTTCATCGCCCGGAGCCGCGTCCGCGACGAAGATGCCCGCCGTGAGCGCTCCCAGGCGGCGGCGGTCTTCGACGCGACATCGGAAGGCATCATCGTCACCACTCCCGAAGGGACCACGACGAGGGTGAACCGTGCCTTCGAGGAGGTGACCGGGCTCGTCCACGGCGACGTCATCGGCGAGCGGCCGGAGGTGTTCGTTGCCGATGGTTCCTGGCTGGATTTCGCTGCTGTCGCCGGTGCCATCGCCACAGACGGCGAATGGCACGGCGACGCCTGGGTGCGCGGGACCGATGGCGAGCCGCGGCCCATATCGATCGCCGTGTCACCCATCACCGATGCCGACGGCACCGTGCAGAGCTACGTGGGAATCGTCAGCGACATCAGCTCACGCCACGTGCGTGAAGCGAGACTGCGCAACCGTGCCTTTCGAGACGAGCTGACAGGCCTACCCAACCGCGCCGCGCTCGTCGACGCTCTCGATCTCGCCGCCGTGGTGGCGGGCGGCGAGACCGCCGGTGTCGGCGTCCTGTTCCTCGACCTCGACGGCTTCAAGGAGGTGAACGACAGCCTCGGGCATAAGGCCGGCGACGAGCTCCTCGTCGCGATGGGTGATCGAATCCGCAGTGCGGTCCGTGACGCCGACATGCTCGCCCGCCTCGGTGGGGACGAGTTCGTCGTCCTGCTCGCCGACATCGCAGCTCCCGAGATGGCGGAGCGGGCCGCCGAGCGAATCATCGACGCCCTCGGCACACCCTTCGACCTGACTGCAGGCGCCGCTTGCGTGTCGGCCAGCATCGGTATTGCGATGGGGGTGGGGGAGGTGACCGATCCCGACGAGCTGCTCGACCGCGCGGATCGGGCGATGTACGAAGCGAAGAGGGCGGGCAGGGCCACCTACCGCTTCGACGCCGGCTCTCCCGGGGAGGACGTGGAGGTCTGACGCAGCCACGGGTCCGTTCGGCCCGCGGAAGCTCCGAACGGCAGTGACGGATGGCCCTCTCCAACGTGTGTGGGAGCGACGATCCTGTGAGTGTGAATATCAGCGGGCGCCGGCCCGCCGAGGCCGGGAAGGCTGTGCGTGTCCCGATCCGGGACGTCGCACGACGTTTTGTGCCACTCGCAGTCCTGGCGGTCGCCCTCGTGGTGCTCGTGTCCATCATCGTGTACCGCGCGAAGTCGGACGAGGCGACCGCGGACATCGCGGCGACAGAAGCCGCCACCGTCGAGTCGGCCGCCGTGCTGCTCGCCGACGCGCTGCGCCCGGTGGTCGCCGACGTCGGTGTCGCCGTGTCCATGGTGGCGCCCCATGAGGCGGTCAGCGTCGCGGCGTTGCAGGAGGCCTACTCGGTGCTCATCGCACAGAGGGGTGTGTACGCGGCCATCACCCTCATCGGTCCCGACGGCGCGGAGTTGGTCCGGATAGAAGATGGAACGTCGGGGCCCGAGGTCGTCGACCGGGCCGATCTGGTCCGTCGCGCCGACGACACCTTCTACAGGGCGGGCATCAGCCTGGCACGCAACGAAGTCTTCCTGTCCGCGCTCGACATCGCGGTCGAGGCCGGGCAGAACCGGGCGATCGTCACCCCGACGCTGCGGTTCGCGGCTCCGGTGACGGGGCCTGATGACCGACTGACAGGTCTCGTGGTGGTCGACTACCGCGCGGCGGATCTGTTCCGTTCGCTCGCCGCGGTCAAGGGGGTCGCGGGCCCCGTGACAGTTCTCGGGGAGGACGGTCGGCGGTTGAACGATCTCGATGCTCTCAGCCGCGTCGAGGTCTTCGGGGTCTCCGACTCGTCGTTCGCTGAAGATCATCCCGAGGAGTGGGCCGCGGTGTCCGCTCAGCCTGGAGGGCACAACGAGTCCGACCTCGGGACGTTCACCTGGGCGACCGTCGACATCCTCGCGGCGCTCGAGGTCGAACTAGAGGACATGGGCGGGACAGCGCTGCGTCCCGTGGCGGCTCCTGGAGACGTGGGGAGCTGGACGATCCTGTCGGTCACCCCCGCCGCGGAGATAGCGGCGGCGCGTAGTGGTGCCCTCGGCGAGGTCGTCGCCGTCGCGCTCCCAGTCGGTGGGGTCCTGTTGGCAGCGGTCGGCGCATTCGCGCTCGGCCAGGCCCGACACGATGCCGCAAGTCAGGACCGGGCTCTGGCAGACCTGGTCATCGATGCCACTTCCGAGGGGATCGTGATCACCGACCCCGAAGGGCGGACGGTCGACGCGAACCAGGCCTACCTGGACATGGGCGGCCATCACCAGAGTGACGTGCTCGGTGCACTGCCCCGTTTCCTCGATGCAGACGGCCAGCCGATCGACTTCTCGG
It contains:
- a CDS encoding type II toxin-antitoxin system VapB family antitoxin; the protein is MALSIKDEEADRLARELAAATGETLTDAVTVALRERLDRERSRSRVGIARRLRRLADEVAELEVVDGRAADEIIGYDDAGLPT
- a CDS encoding type II toxin-antitoxin system VapC family toxin, encoding MTAVVVDTSAAVAIINDEPGGEDLALLLEGAGERIMSAAGLVELGIVLEARFGVPGAALADRFVRDGEIDVVPVDRRVAEAALAGWRRFGKGRHRAALNFGDCFTYGLAVDADAAVMCVGDDFAATDIEVIRPTG
- a CDS encoding pyridoxamine 5'-phosphate oxidase family protein; amino-acid sequence: MADDAHRITTLAQLREVIPEPVEVAVAKTRPTLDEHSRRFIALSPLVLIGTQSVDGRGDVSPKGDPAGFVAVLDDTTIVIPDRPGNNRTDTFANVIANPSVGLLFVVPGLTETLRVNGTATLTTDPELLRTLSVNGREPKLAMVVTVTEAFLHCGKALIRSKLWDPGRHVDRSAVPSIGRVIADQLALDDDFVAEADAALAEDYRNGLY
- a CDS encoding septum formation family protein, which translates into the protein MLKFRVVALLVVAALIAAACGGGGDESADEATPTPTEESTPEPTPEPTPEPTPEPTEEPTPEPTPEPTPEPEPLWWDLLEVGSCFDDPLDFDYGAQIIEPVDCAQLHDNEIFHTVEYPADSDTFPGLDVLFEYADEDVCVDPYEEFTGFTLEEQPIPYFSIVPNEETWPAGDRRITCAVYEVEGLIGSVASAGLSAPELVALYVARVDDQVDLFLAVPGQEPVNITNTPEEEDNVPPSVSEASLAVFGRAFDEEGTDTDIWSIDLLTGEQTNILDSTADEAIPRIRNDGSRIAYISDEGTDEYDVWSMNPDGSDRVRLTDNPDRDSNPNWSPDGSQIVYRARVEGNSDIWIMNADGSDPQRLTDDPGGDYDPVFSPDGTKIAFTSDRTGDFEIWVMDLDGSNQTNLTNHPADDEHPNWTSDSNGIGFTSDRWSTSLWLMRADGSDQTLFLPQPLAGYGVFSGPLP
- a CDS encoding diguanylate cyclase, encoding MRSARSATGRSATAPISSRAALRRFVPLAAVIVVLIAAAAVFFHRVEVDSRVDSVASDEGAVVETLDSLVIGALSPVVTDLGVFASLPPWTMSIDAEARDEMVTKLFVIASDRKGRYDQVRFLDVDGQERVRVDRIDGESVVVAGSGLQNKADRYYFVETMALDRDEVFISRLDLNVERGELEIPYQPMIRAGTPVFDAAGDPLGVVIINFDATGLLDLVEDFDQRADGEVALVDGEGYWLAAPDPALEWGWMTGATDTTFAAVNPDEWAVAGSEGGGQFETDLGFVTFSTFDPTNRLADALAEADGVTLEPVRSPSGLGTWTVVSVVPASEMGAIRADVAWTVTAVAGPVGLVLLLAAWFIARSRVRDEDARRERSQAAAVFDATSEGIIVTTPEGTTTRVNRAFEEVTGLVHGDVIGERPEVFVADGSWLDFAAVAGAIATDGEWHGDAWVRGTDGEPRPISIAVSPITDADGTVQSYVGIVSDISSRHVREARLRNRAFRDELTGLPNRAALVDALDLAAVVAGGETAGVGVLFLDLDGFKEVNDSLGHKAGDELLVAMGDRIRSAVRDADMLARLGGDEFVVLLADIAAPEMAERAAERIIDALGTPFDLTAGAACVSASIGIAMGVGEVTDPDELLDRADRAMYEAKRAGRATYRFDAGSPGEDVEV
- a CDS encoding diguanylate cyclase, with product MPLAVLAVALVVLVSIIVYRAKSDEATADIAATEAATVESAAVLLADALRPVVADVGVAVSMVAPHEAVSVAALQEAYSVLIAQRGVYAAITLIGPDGAELVRIEDGTSGPEVVDRADLVRRADDTFYRAGISLARNEVFLSALDIAVEAGQNRAIVTPTLRFAAPVTGPDDRLTGLVVVDYRAADLFRSLAAVKGVAGPVTVLGEDGRRLNDLDALSRVEVFGVSDSSFAEDHPEEWAAVSAQPGGHNESDLGTFTWATVDILAALEVELEDMGGTALRPVAAPGDVGSWTILSVTPAAEIAAARSGALGEVVAVALPVGGVLLAAVGAFALGQARHDAASQDRALADLVIDATSEGIVITDPEGRTVDANQAYLDMGGHHQSDVLGALPRFLDADGQPIDFSVIGDGIHRHGRWHGDLWMRDRRGALRPVAVGASAVKGRGGRIERYVGVVSDIAERQQREQRLRYRASTDGLTGLTNHEGLVRAMAEVADRPDADDIEVAALFCDLDGFKYVNDQFGHAVGDEVLVAVSRRIEHTIRDADVAARFGGDEFVVLLVDVEGLATADRTARRIVERLSEPIIVSAGEVQVSASVGVAICRGSQVRPTILLERADDAMYEAKRAGRNTWRIFGVPDRQSPGAC